The genomic window GAGCTGCTCCACGCACATTTGTGTACGGTATTGTGGGTATATCATCATGTACAAAGGAATATTCATACAGATATATCTTATCATGGCCCGCTTCCACATGCAACTTAACAGATCTCAGTGTCGCATATGTGAAGAAGACATCCGAGAAAAAGTCTACATAACTCAAAACCTTCTCGTTACTAACCGGCTCATTTCCaaagtaaaatttcttaattttctcaGCAACCATCGCTTTTTCCTTATCATCTTCAAACTGCAAATCCGGTGGTAGAAATTGAGCAAAATCTTCGTTCATTTCATTTTTCCATTGATCGAAGGTGTCTTTCCTCAATAGGCCCTCCATAGCAGCGAAACCATACAGCATCGGTACTTTATTATACTTCCCACTCTTTAAGATGTTTACCGGACTCTCAGTGAGAAACTCTTCTTCATCTGTTTCACGCTCTACACAGGGAGACATTAAGAATGTGGAGTCAGTTCGACTTAGAAGACTCATTTCACCAGAAGTGAGAATTTCGTAtgaaacagttttataaaactctTGGAGGGCTTCCACGTTTGTGTAATCggtaaagtttataattttcccATATTCTTGAGCATTTTTAATTGGATCAGTTTGAACACTCCAAGCTGCTGTATTCGCGCCACTTTCTGGTATCACTCTTTTGAATAGACCTTTCGTTGTATGTGACAGCATGAGTAGATCGACAGATGACGATCCGGCGCTATAACCAGCTAAGGTGACTTCTTCTGGGTTCCCGCCGAAATTTGCTATGTTCTCCTTAACCCAACGCAGAAGAGCGACTTGATCCTTCATACCAGCATTGCCAGGGATATCTTCTGTCCCCAAACAAAGAAATCCATGCGCTCCTAGCCGGTAATTAAAAGTGACGACAATCACATCTTTGCTTTTCACTAAATTCTTATAAGTTACTAAATTTCCGTAACAGGCTATATAGCCTCCACCGTGCACATAGACTATTACTGGTAGATTTGTTTTTGTGGTATCCGGTACGAAAATGTTTGCAATCAAACAGTCTTCTGTTGGTAGCAAACTCCGTTTTACCATCATGGATAAATCTTGTTGTGGACAGGTGATGCCTTTGTCGACAGCTTCAAGCACGTAAGGCCGATCCGCAGCTGGTAGCGGTGCCTAgaatagaatttataaatgCATACGTTATCCATTAGaacttatacaattttaacctATAATTTTATCCTCAAATGATAGCTAATTGACGATAACGCCTTGTCATGATGATCTTTTCTATATGTAGACTAGCAGTTGAAAGtcaacaaatacatatacaataactagcagactcggccaagctttgctgtggctaagctttttgttatattacatagtagtaaactattcaagggaaacggtagcaGAACTtctgtgaaacgttggtacttttaacacagcgccatctgttagaattgtattaaatatgtatgtaagctatcctatattttaagttagatcaaactgcacacggtgtgcaaatttgattgatatcggttcggtagtttaggagtccatcgctgACAAacatgtaaatacatatattaagatattattttaagtatctCCTCTTtgttaggaataaaaaaaccatgattcatttcatttcccgttttaagtttttttctttgcctctatttataaaatggataacatgaaatatactattgacGAGAGTTCCATCATACCACCAGTGAGGGCTCGAATGATTACTGATATATATGGCGGCGGTTttgcaaaagaaaatacagTTTTCGTTCTAGAAATTTCATACTGCATGAAATCAACCATTGTGGACGGCCGGAGACCAATGTTGATCAATCGTGTGACCAGAGACATTGCGTAATgatgataatgaaaatatttatttgcaagaatataatacaataatgttttggTGATATGTATGATATACAATCTAATGTTCacatattcttatataatgacgtgcaaatttgtcttaaattggattttacatagatttattttctacACACATTACttttggtaatatttttttattatattaatgatgATTTGCGGaatcttaattaatatctatgtttgataaaataataatatattataataatattaagtaatgatAAGATAATATTAGAATTGACTATAATGATATGACTCAAATGTCACTTgtaggtaaatatttatattatattctttttttttttgacgttcatattatgttacctatattaaatataaatgatttttgattttgatttttaacatttttgtaacaCATTCTtgcaaatgaattattataaacaatcaCTAACAATCTTAAACCAGTCGTATGTTGAATCGGCATTCATTCTTATGGTGCAACAGTATGTAGTTTCGTTATAAAATCTAAGAGTTATGTAGAAATTACTGTCAACTTGACAAATGAAAGAGAATGAAAGAGAAGTGTCCATGGTCCGAGTGTGGGGGGTCAATTTAcctaaatatcctttttattgtgtaaagattgtctttcttttattatacatatataattgtatacttatataaacataaaacatttattccaaCTACATcacctaatacataaaaatatatctaataactaaccttaaaatttaattattaaaaaatattattaaaaggagtgcctttaggcaaggttccgaagatactagcagcgttccccctttgaatagctagactaattctttgtgcgaggtagctgccagctcttcgttctcctgtgactaacctttttgataattccctaaaaagctttaatgcgctaggaccccatataaatatatcttttattaacatatactgtagaatttattatgatgtcttatattaaataaatcactcCATTTGTCCTATCTGTCTCCacgttaacatttttttagtttaggtagttcttcttacccgctctacgcccttgacttgcgaactggtagtaaatgtaaatttacaattaatttaatttttttgacgttcataagtcatatctaaatgaataaagatattttgagtttgcgTTGAGTTTGAGCGGTTCTAAATGCCcacatattaataacattagtGCCGATCGAATCTATTTCAAATATGAGATACGCACGCTTAAGACACGtcttatacaataatattgaaaaaggcACCTTCCCCATGCATCTCAAGAAGATCAAAGAAAAAAGGGTCCTGCCCTgccctcctgtaacataaaaacaaagttagCTATAATTACCTTGAATCTATCTCTTCCAGTCGGAGCCTTGGCGTATGGCACACTATAGAAACTGTACAGCCCATCATCTTTGTACCCTTTCACTGGTCCCTGACTGGTACTAACTATGCGCGACTCAAACGCATTggttaaacaaaataacagacaaaatattacaatcaTCGCGTCTGTCGCTCGTGAAGCGTGGCACGCTTTGGCTAATCACCTGATTACACACACATGCGCTCCGGTTCGGCTCATTACTTCCCATCCACACTCTCCACGACGCGAGCGCGACGCGAGCGCTCGTGACATCGCGACAGCTCGGCCTgtttaacgcccaaacccaatcacctatctcaatccatagTAATCCTAAACCAAATATTACCAACacccaatcgacggattgtaatagctatCTGTGGATTAAAGCtttccatggtaggtcggattggTGTATAGACCTTTgtgtgaaaatgacagttcaaacgtgccaataacctatcttaagatttaaacttacattagtttttaaaatatttaaaaagctattgattgatatgttattaaaaaatattatttgtacggttttatttactttatttggtttatattgattatcaaatataagtgtaaagagcgaagagattgcattctatccgtcgccgaaaatgaattttgttcatagggtttggttattgggtttgagCGTTAGCGAGCATTGCTCACTACTTTACACTTTGAAGGACTGGATACTTTTTCACAGTCACAACTGCTTCAAGGATATATACTTGGTACTGTCAATATCGGGTATCGAGTTCGTAAAAAAATGGTCTACAGCTTACGAGAGATCCAACGCCCATAATAAtcctaaaacattttttctaagtaatgaaaactttatttacatctACGTAACTTCCCCATAACAGGATACCATAGCGTCTTTGCCATGCCTTTTCTATCATGCAGGCTTGCGCCGCATATCTTCCACTCGATTGGCCTATCCGTCCTAGGATTCCCTCCTACCTAAAATGAACAATATAATGAATCAAtggtattcataaaattatgcaACGGTCTGTGGTCCGTAAGCCGAccgaacataaaataaaaacatttttttttttcatcatcatttcatttttttgtgataaaaacgcaatatatatataatatattgcgtTGGCAGCAGTAATGTTTAGGTTATTTAGGTAACGCAGCTACTCCAATGACGTTTTTCATGAAGTAGATATATCGATAGTGTGGATGGCTGCTCATGCGGCCTTGACTCGCAAATATTCGTTGTGATGGCCTCGGCGACTCGAGAGTCTTCTTCAAAATGGATAAAACATGGACTTAACGAAACCTATATTGAAAGGACCAAAGGGAAGAAGGAAGTAAGGGCGGCCCCACAAAAAgtgtactaataataataatcagtggcactacggcctcttttaggtcttggcctcagatttctgaatctgtttcgtgatcaatttttaaatctaataggcaagtacgtGATCAGCTTCCAGTGCCTGCGAGAAAAAGTATACAAGATGTATAAAACATGAGCTTATAACTAAGAAAACATTAGGGAATATCTTAGTTAGTGGACATtggaattacaaaaaaaaatatatatatatatgatatgtacctttaataaaaattattatttccaaattatttaactccataaaatcatgttttatacatctgtataataaatatgactatgtttatttcattttacaacTTAATCATTAAAGtcatatttaatacagaaataacataatacataaaaatatatctaataactaaccttaaaatttaattattaaaaaaatgttattaaaaggagtccctttaggcaaggttccgaagatactggcagcgttcccctttgaatagctagactaattctttgtcagaagtagctgccagctcttcgttatATAATCagccaaataaaaataagtaggtactcaaatgtcatataaattatcagtacctggatggcctacgatagtttaaattgggactgctcaaacaccacctttttgtcattttctatcatttattcctactAGCTAGATccagctagatcgatttatcgcccccgaaaccccccgtatactaaatttcatgaaattcgttggagccgatcccgagatcccaattatatacatatatacaagaattgctcgtttaaagatataagataagataataatagtacataacaAAAGGAAGAAATAATTGCTGTTTCACAtcaatttattcttaaaagttAGGAtgattttttacatacatttgatCTTCTGCTGATGCTATTcttgtttgatgattttttaaatttaagctcTCAATTATAACTCCGAAATCCGAATATCACAAACAAGATATTTCCGCCTCGACGTGCAAAACAGGAAAGCGTAGTTTAGAAGATTTAAACGTACAAACAAAAAGAGACTTTATGTTAGCTACATAGAGattataacacaaataaaactcTATATAAAAACCACAATCGGTTGCGTGATTAAAAGGTAAGAGACTGGCTCCCGAATGTCCTGAACGATTTTTGGTACATTTATATCCGGACGGAAATTAAGTTTCCCGGGAACAAAACCAATTAGAGTACGAAGGcggaaacaaaaaatatggaacaatatattatgctatgttataatatgtttttgaaaGTATAtctgtcgcagtaaagtatttaaattattaggtttaattaaatctctagacaattaattaaagatcgatattcgatagattttttttgaaaaaaaaatattgtgaagtatgaataagaatattatgatgacattatgataattaatatacatttgaaTACCTATTTTATAAGACAGATTGTgcggtattttatttatttatttaatttttaaatcaatcttAATGTAGCACTTTCATTGTAAAtgatttatcattattattacagcACCACGTGTCGAGTCCTTTAGATAAATCGTTTCAaaactaagataaaaaaataataataagcaatTTGATaataacgccatctagtgtCTACTTCCGCTGCATTGGTTTCAGTATAAATTCTGAATCCCAAACTGAATAGTAATGAATCTGAAATTTACAACCAAATGAACTTTAAACTCCGACTTCATCCTAGAGTTTTGTATAATTGTAAGAAGCTTGTAGCAGGTTGGCTGAGAACTTTACCTGAGCACATTTTGGTGCGAATTCGCTAGTTTGAGACAGGCCTAATTGTATACTTGACAGCATGCACACACTCACTcacacaaatacacatacacacacaaacacgcaTGCATAGATTAAGTTTATAGCTATtctttttagaatttgt from Pieris rapae chromosome 23, ilPieRapa1.1, whole genome shotgun sequence includes these protein-coding regions:
- the LOC110999087 gene encoding cholinesterase 1 → MIVIFCLLFCLTNAFESRIVSTSQGPVKGYKDDGLYSFYSVPYAKAPTGRDRFKAPLPAADRPYVLEAVDKGITCPQQDLSMMVKRSLLPTEDCLIANIFVPDTTKTNLPVIVYVHGGGYIACYGNLVTYKNLVKSKDVIVVTFNYRLGAHGFLCLGTEDIPGNAGMKDQVALLRWVKENIANFGGNPEEVTLAGYSAGSSSVDLLMLSHTTKGLFKRVIPESGANTAAWSVQTDPIKNAQEYGKIINFTDYTNVEALQEFYKTVSYEILTSGEMSLLSRTDSTFLMSPCVERETDEEEFLTESPVNILKSGKYNKVPMLYGFAAMEGLLRKDTFDQWKNEMNEDFAQFLPPDLQFEDDKEKAMVAEKIKKFYFGNEPVSNEKVLSYVDFFSDVFFTYATLRSVKLHVEAGHDKIYLYEYSFVHDDIPTIPYTNVRGAAHCAQSSDVGDGNFTHMDEGLFSKPARDMKQTVRDLWYNFVSTGQPVPEGSDFPSWPPVGKDWTPYMVIDNPMRLSDSLLKERTQFWDEIYSKYYRQPSPPSISATIDHTEL